A segment of the Zingiber officinale cultivar Zhangliang chromosome 8B, Zo_v1.1, whole genome shotgun sequence genome:
ATGAGCAGCCAGATAATAATAGAGAAATAAATGCATGAATAaggagtacgagaacgtaccctggccccgggggcgccctcggatggatgagtgagctggtcgGGATACTGACCGTGTCGTCGTGACCCTGAATAGTAGATAAATGTCCACCAAGTGAGTAGCTGGCTGGCTTCGGTGGCTTGGAACCGGATGTGATATTGATCCGTAGGACGACGCACTATCCGACTACAGCCTCGGCTCATAGGCCGGAATGCAATAGCGGCACGAATGCCGAACACttcatcggctcgcaggccgggatACAATGGCGGCATGAAGGCCGAACAcactctcggctcgcaggccggaatatagGCATAGTACGATACCTGAGCCCTCGGACGGCGGCTGCTCGAAGGATGACGACGGCTGCCAGGAGGTGCCGGCAGCTGCAGAAGTGGCTGCTAGAGGTGACGGTGCTAGACTCTGGAGGCGCTAGCCACTAGAGGTGGTTGTGTCCGTGGCGGCCAGAGGTGTAGATGTTGGCTGCCGGAGGCGGCTGTGGCCATGGCTGCAGCGGGAGATGCCGGTGACGGTAGCAGCGGGAGATGCCGGCAGTGGCAGTCCCTGGAGGATGCGCACGACCGACGGGAGGTGCTAGCGGCCACTGAAAGCGGTGACGTCGGCCACCGGAGGTGGTGTCCGTTGGAGACGGAAGCGACCTTCTCCGACAGGGTCTGAGTCGGCGAGGAGATGAGGTAGCAGAGAGGGAGAGCAGGGGAGTTATGCGGCAGCGACGCGTGCGACTAGCGATGTCGCTGGCCTCTCCCTGTGGCGGCTCAAAACCTCCCTGTGGTGTGGCGGCAGCTGGCGCGAGAGGTAGAAACGACGGCAACCGACGTAAGGGAGAGAGGCGATGGCGCTGGCGCCGAAGGAAAGGGGAGGAGGCGTCCTTGAAGAGGTCGTCGTTGGTCATGCTGTTGGCGATCTCCGACGAAGAGTGTGAGGAGAGAATACTCCCTTGGCGGCAGCCAGAAGCTCGACCCCCCCCTCTGTTGCCCCGATGAATAGTGATGCTTTATAACATAAAACCTAATCACACTAAAAGACCAAAACACCCCTCTacttttccttaattccttttggGCCCCTTAACATATCCGCAtcaatgtttaattgactaactactaaaatatttaattataattaatgctttaaatagttactcaaacatttttttatttagaatttttttttacaaaacttaaagtttctaaaattatttatgttgcatttttttaagtgatatcaaaattattttcaaagttttcaaaaacttgataagtttttcaaaattgttggaaaacgagagtttttttttaactctcttatttttgaaagttacctttaaatttttttttgtatcccatttttttatgtgattaaagggggagaagtaaaaattaagtctagggggaggtagcttaatttatttttattttttactttttgcacttaattttaaaatttattgcttttactttatgttggtttaccctaacttaactcgggttgctcacataaaaaagggggagattattggtatcctaaggtattttgatgtgatcaaccaagttaggttatgtcatgttgtgtttaactctgtgtctaagtgtgcaggaacttaggagcacagggcgtcgagcaaaagatgcaactagcgaaaAAAGACGGCACAAgggagagccgacgggctcggtgcgtttgagggacgaggtgctgcggaagagtaagcGGGCGAACGAGAATGAGGTgcacgacgtttccgagggacgagaagtcagagcggaaacttgctcgagaaggctggaagttgggttcgtgtgagccctattccagatggccgaaatcacccaagcgagtggagtaggagcggaagacccggactgatgTGAGCGGAATTGAAGAAAGAGGTCGGGATAAAAAATCAGCAAAGGGCTGATTTTTGGCCCCAGGGTGCTTGAACTTCAGGTGCCCGGAACGCTTCCGGGCACTCGGAACTCGATTCTTAGCCATTTCGACGTAGCGTTTAAACGTTGCGTCTGAGATAGAATTCTATCATATTCCGGGCGTCTGGAATCCTTCCAAACGCCCCGAGCAAGGCTGTATAAGCAACTCTGCTCCCAGAAGCCTAGAAGAACAAGAATTACAAAGGaacaacacttgtgcttgagtttgtttaagtttagctttgttttgtgagctttgaatgctgtaagaggcttcttcacccagaggagatttttagtgcgtTTTTTTATCTgacttggattagcaacctccccggttgtaactaagtaaatcctcGATACCTCTttccttttaatttctttattagtCTTATGTAAGTGttcttttaattaagttataagttcgagaaaggttgtgcTTGCTTATTTTGTGCAGGGGTTATTCATCCCCCTTTAGccgaccgccaagggtcctaGCAGCATATATCTgatatgacagtggaagcttcgtCGTTCAATTTATCGATGGACCATGCCCTGTTGTTAGCAACACTAACTCCTATAAGAATATGATGAGCTACGCAAGGGGTCCCACTGTTTGGCCGAGCGAGGGAGCCGCTCGACTAGGATTCCCCCGCTCGATCACTCAAGGCTGTTCTTCTCCATGGTTGCTTAACTCAGTAGGTCGTTCCTCGCTCGACCGGATAGGTGGTCAGGTCGGACTAGCCTTCATTTGGTTACTGTTTTGAGCATTTTATGTCATCTTTATAGTCGTCACGATCGGACGAGCAACCTACTTAGATAAGCCTCTGGGTCGATCGGACCCTTCAGGCCGACTCGATTTGTTGCTACTCGCTCGACCAACTTTGATGACTCGACGATTTCTTACCTTTGAATATCTTGACTTGACCTCTGTGTCGACAATTGTTCCTGCCTTTAACTTATACTTGGTAGAGTTCCTTTACCATCGCATCACAAAAAAGTTCATTATTTGATTTTGCTTAGACAATTTTCTAGGAATTGTTATTAAGTTTTGTCAATTTTagagttttgtttttttatttatttactttttttatttcacggatgatgatgatgatgatgatgagttaAGGGATAAcattattctttttatttgatcCTATTTTATTcctcttattttttaattttattttatttaaaaagtcaaaaaatttaatatatatatatatatatatattaaaaattaatattaatatatatatatatattaaaaattaatatttagatttattttaaaaaataaatcaggTTATCAGTTTCAAATCGATAAAAAGtgaggaatttattttaaaaataatattagagaTCTATTTTTTTTCCGCCTAAATCCTTAAATAAATTGGGGTTTGATTAAATGGCTCAAATAACTATAATACCAGTTTACTAGTAAAATAAAATgagaataaaaatagaaataaaatccaCCTCTTATATGAGTTTATCGTATTCCcataaatctaaaatttattATCAAATTATCTCCAAAGTCCATAATCTAAATACGCCATTCCATTCTCCCATTCCTAAATTCATTAATCAAACACCACTTAAGTCGGCCATGTGTAACAAAGATTTTCACGAACCAAGTATCCTCTCTCCTAATCTCCTTCATGTGCTTCGCAGCGACGCTCGAACGAAAATatcttatatttaaaaaaaaggtAAAACGCAACAAGAAAAAAGGgtcaaaaaaacataaaatagagaaaggaaaCGAGAGAAGCTGCCTCTGTGGACTTCGGTGAAGAGAAACCCTAATGGCGATTCCCGACCACCGGAATGGGCCGACTCCCCCATCACCCTAGCCGATCCTACGCGATGATCCATGAACGGCGGCCGGGTCGTGCAGATGTTCTCCTCCTCTATGGCCCCGGCTCCGCAGTCGCAGCCGCCGCTGCCGCCGCCGCTCTCGCTCCATTCCCAtccttcttcctccctctcgCTCGGCCTCCATCCCCTTCCCCTCCTCCCTGCTCCTGCCGCCCGCCACCCTTCGGGGCACGACTCCGTGGAGCACGTGGCGCCGCCCGTCGCGAAGGTGAAGTTGGAGGACATTGTGCCGTTCGAGGGGGTAGCCGATGGGGTGTACTCGAAGGCGGTGGAGGAACTGTCAGGGTCTCTGATGAGGCACAACGCCGTGCTGATTGAGCTTGGTTCGGACGAAGCTGTGATTTTGAAATGTGCGTTGGACTCGGCGAGGACTTGCTTCAAGGCCAGGGCCATGTGCAATGGTGTGGGCGTCGGAGTTCATGTTTGTGGGAAGTCAGGCAAGGGTGTTTATACCTACCGTGCTGGAAGGTGAATACTTTATACAACGTTTCACTGTTGAATACAGCTAAATATGACTGGACGAGTGCACTCTATTGTACCAGTAGTGAGGGATGTTATATTTTGAGCTCTCTTACATATTTTAGAACAATTACTATGCATTATTTTGCTTCGATGCCTTCTTCATCTGCATCTGACTCAATTACCACGGCGTCCTCTACATCATTGATTGATAACTCAGTTCTAACTCAGTTATTTTATCTCAACGCCGTATGATCTTGTTAAGTCATAGTTTATTATGAATTTTATTAGGACTTTGGAAGATGGAGACTTAACTCCTGCATGCATGGGAGATGCCTTTAGATGTATGGGAAAGGCAGCTCGTGCTGCACTTTGTGCGGTAGCAAGACATCTTCGGCTCCGAAGCGAGTAAATGCCCTTTTTGTTTATATTAGTTTTCTACTCTAGACTCTAGTGTCTCAGCAGGTTGCTATATCTATCCGTGACTCATTCAGTTAATACTTGCTGAAACAACTTTCAgtgtttttaaccatttgcttGATGATACACCCTTGCCTGCTACTGAAGTTTCATCATCAGTTCTGATTGCCTCCTGTTCTCAAGCTTCATACTGTAATGGCAAGGACCAAGTTGGAGGTGGAAAGTCTTCCATCACTGAAGTTGAAAAAGGTTTTTTGACATTAATTGCTTCTGACAGTCCTGGGATTCAGGTAATTAATCTTATTGTTTCTGTTAATAAGAGCAATATAATTTGTATTGGCATATTTGTTCACTTGGATATTCCTATTCTGCCATACTTTGGCAAACTCATCTATTTTACCTTTTGGTAGGTTTGTGATCCAAATGATCGTTGGTTCTTAGCTGATGGGAGTTCAGGACCTGGCAATCTATTACTACTAACTGGAAGGGCTCTAAGCCATGCTACCGCTGGACTTCGTCCAGCTGCCTCATATAGAATGGTTCCTGAGTGTTTTCCTAGCACCATAAGCCGGGGAAGGTCTGAATCTCTCTTTCATATAtttgtaatttatttttattattttttgcatTTGTTGTTTGGGTTCCCACTTGTCATCATGGAATTGCTCTGTTTGTAGGTCATCACTGACATTTAAGCTCATGCCTCAGCGTAATGCAATATTGGATTGTTCACCAATTGCTGCAGCTGGACATGTTATACCAC
Coding sequences within it:
- the LOC122017309 gene encoding uncharacterized protein LOC122017309, which gives rise to MNGGRVVQMFSSSMAPAPQSQPPLPPPLSLHSHPSSSLSLGLHPLPLLPAPAARHPSGHDSVEHVAPPVAKVKLEDIVPFEGVADGVYSKAVEELSGSLMRHNAVLIELGSDEAVILKCALDSARTCFKARAMCNGVGVGVHVCGKSGKGVYTYRAGRTLEDGDLTPACMGDAFRCMGKAARAALCAVARHLRLRSDVFNHLLDDTPLPATEVSSSVLIASCSQASYCNGKDQVGGGKSSITEVEKGFLTLIASDSPGIQVCDPNDRWFLADGSSGPGNLLLLTGRALSHATAGLRPAASYRMVPECFPSTISRGRSSLTFKLMPQRNAILDCSPIAAAGHVIPQSYQPILASQLMDDLSTEDDLMCNYPDNVYETQTDLIKEPSLRSILSDPLSGAFLEDAMVVSCGHSFGGHMLKKVIEMARCNICNEEIEADTLVPNYALQAAASTVKLEDDRKLFHNATLRKRRKEVGEQMEAVKRLSKDNGEIATEYDSTRHLKGVQYPFVVNEKVLIKGNKRTPDKFVGREAIVTSQCLNGWYLLKILGSGESVRLQYRSLQKLRSSHRDDRAQSQPLMKNSS